Proteins encoded together in one Mus pahari chromosome 9, PAHARI_EIJ_v1.1, whole genome shotgun sequence window:
- the LOC110326691 gene encoding vomeronasal type-2 receptor 116-like — MKQLCALTIFFLLLNFTLILCSLTEPICFWRIKSSEDYDGDLQGDCCFYLLTMDXPIPENYYNVYYDFRTQARKYEFYLVMFFATDAINKNPYLLSNVSLIFDIINGYCQNPLGKLGLEYTQINGSMTLVNYDCEADDSCYIVLTGPSWKPSFKMAIDTWMPKVFFGPFNPNLSDHDRFPYVYLVATKDTHLSHGIVSLMIHFRWTWIGLVISDDDQGIQFLSDLREESLRHEVCLAFVNVIPETMQIYMTKAMIYDKQIMSSSAKVVIIYGEMNSTLEVSFRRWEDLGVQRIWITTSQWDVTLHKKEFTLDFFHGTITFEHHKAEFDEFRNFMQTMNTSKYPVNISHTILGWNYFNCSMSKNISKMDNFTFDNTLEWKTLHXYDMALSDEGYNLYNAVYAAAHTYHEHILQQVEFQESADPKRHFTECQQLSSLMKTRVFTNPAGELVNMNQRENQCAEYDISLIWNFPQDLGLKVKIGRYFPCFPQNQQLHISEDLEWATGGTSVDMEXCVRCPDDKYANLEQTHFLQGNST, encoded by the exons ATGAAGCAGCTGTGTGCTCtcactattttctttttgctcCTGAATTTTACTCTCATCTTGTGTAGTTTGACAGAACCCATTTGCTTTTGGAGGATAAAGAGCAGTGAAGATTATGATGGAGATTTGCAAGGTGATTGTTGTTTTTACCTGCTGACAATGGATGNACCTATTCCAGAAAAttattataatgtatattatgATTTTAG AACACAAGCAAGAAAATATGAGTTTTATCTGGTAATGTTTTTTGCTACTGATGCAATCAACAAGAATCCTTATCTTTTATCCAACGTTTCTTTGATATTTGACATCATAAATGGTTACTGTCAAAATCCATTGGGAAAACTGGGTTTAGAATATACACAGATAAACGGAAGTATGACCTTGGTTAATTATGACTGTGAAGCAGATGATTCATGTTACATAGTCCTTACAGGACCATCATGGAAGCCTTCCTTCAAAATGGCAATTGATACTTGGATGCCAAAG GTTTTCTTTGGTCCATTTAATCCTAACCTAAGTGACCATGATCGGTTTCCCTATGTCTATCTAGTAGCCACCAAGGACACACACTTGTCCCATGGCATAGTCTCATTGATGATTCATTTCAGATGGACTTGGATAGGACTGGTTATCTCAGATGATGACCAGGGTATTCAGTTTCTCTCAGATTTAAGAGAAGAAAGCCTAAGACATGAGGTTTGCTTAGCTTTTGTGAATGTGATCCCAGAGACAATGCAGATCTACATGACTAAGGCTATGATATATGATAAACAAATTATGTCATCTTCAGCAAAGGTTGTTATCATTTATGGTGAAATGAACTCTACTCTAGAAGTCAGCTTTAGAAGATGGGAAGATTTGGGTGTTCAGAGAATCTGGATCACAACCTCACAATGGGATGTCACCTTACATAAAAAAGAATTCACCCTTGATTTCTTCCATGGTACTATCACTTTTGAACATCACAAAGCTGAGTTTGATGAATTTAGGAATTTTATGCAAACAATGAACACTTCCAAGTACCCAGTCAACATTTCTCATACTATACTGGGgtggaattattttaattgttcaaTGTCCAAGAACATCAGTAAAATGGATAATTTTACATTCGACAACACATTGGAATGGAAAACACTGCACAANTATGACATGGCCCTGAGTGATGAAGGTTACAATTTGTATAATGCTGTTTATGCTGCAGCCCACACCTACCATGAACATATTCTTCAACAAGTAGAGTTTCAGGAAAGTGCAGATCCCAAACGACATTTCACTGAATGTCAGCAG CTGTCTTCCTTGATGAAAACTAGGGTATTTACAAACCCTGCTGGAGAACTGGTGAACATGAACCAAAGGGAAAATCAGTGTGCAGAGTATGACATTTCCCTCATTTGGAATTTTCCACAAGACCTtggattaaaagtgaaaataggaaGGTATTTTCCTTGTTTCCCACAGAACCAACAACTTCATATATCTGAAGATTTAGAATGGGCTACAGGAGGAACTTCcgtgg ATATGGAACANTGTGTGAGGTGTCCAGATGATAAATATGCCAACTTAGAGCAAACCCACT TTTTACAAGGAAACAGCACTTGA